A genomic window from Camelina sativa cultivar DH55 chromosome 2, Cs, whole genome shotgun sequence includes:
- the LOC104733303 gene encoding probable L-gulonolactone oxidase 4, with the protein MAFWLSLIFCFFAFASSTPPPDPVKCESGNTICTVTNSYEAFPDRSICEAAKVAYPRTEAELVFVVAAATKAGQKMRVVTRYSHSIPKLVCTDGKDGILISTKFLNNVVRTNPDAKTLTVESGVTLRQLIEEAAKLELALPYAPYWWGLTVGGMMGTGAHGSSLWGKGSAVHDYVTEIRMVSPGSVSEGYAKVWVLSEAMNPEEFNAAKVSLGVLGVISQVTFKLQPMFKRSLTYVMIDDTDFGEQAVTFGEKHEFSDFIWLPSQGKVLYRIDDRVPGNVSGNGLFNFFPFRSQVSLALAFTRSLEESDESSGEANNKCVRAKIVTSLLFRISYGLTNNGFLFTGYPVIGSQDRMMSSGACLDSHQNGLITACPWDPRIKGEFFYQTALSVPLTHVKDFINDIKALVKIEPKSLCGLELNNGVLVRYVTSSTAYLGKEEKALDFDLTYYRSKDDPLTPRLYEDYMEEIEQIAILKYNALPHWGKNRNVAFDGAIRKYKNANAFLKIKERLDPSGLFSTEWTDQIFGLKGNVTIVKPGCALEGLCICSEDSHCAPNKNYLCRPGKVYREARVCTLVSA; encoded by the exons ATGGCTTTTTGGCTAAGTTTGATCTTTTGCTTTTTCGCATTTGCTTCCTCCACTCCACCCCCTGATCCTGTCAAGTGTGAGTCTGGAAACACTATATGCACAGTAACGAACTCGTACGAAGCCTTTCCTGACCGTTCTATATGTGAAGCGGCAAAGGTGGCGTACCCAAGAACCGAGGCTGAACTGGTCTTTGTGGTGGCTGCAGCCACTAAAGCCGGCCAAAAAATGCGGGTCGTGACTCGGTACTCTCACAGCATCCCGAAGCTGGTTTGTACTGACGGCAAGGACGGGATCCTCATAAGCACGAAGTTTCTAAACAACGTGGTGCGAACCAACCCTGATGCCAAGACTTTGACGGTTGAGAGCGGCGTGACGTTAAGGCAACTGATCGAAGAAGCGGCTAAGTTGGAGCTAGCTTTGCCATACGCACCGTATTGGTGGGGACTTACAGTTGGAGGAATGATGGGGACCGGTGCTCACGGAAGTTCACTGTGGGGTAAAGGAAGTGCGGTTCATGATTACGTGACCGAGATAAGAATGGTGAGCCCCGGTTCCGTTTCTGAAGGGTATGCAAAAGTTTGGGTTCTTAGTGAGGCTATGAATCCTGAAGAGTTTAACGCAGCCAAAGTTTCTTTAGGCGTTCTTGGAGTTATCTCTCAG GTAACTTTCAAGTTGCAACCAATGTTCAAGAGATCGTTGACATATGTGATGATAGATGACACTGATTTTGGAGAGCAAGCCGTGACTTTTGGGGAAAAACATGAGTTTTCGGATTTCATATGGTTACCAAGCCAAGGCAAAGTGCTGTATCGAATTGATGATCGAGTTCCGGGCAACGTTTCAGGCAATGGCTTGTTCAATTTTTTCCCATTCCGTTCACAAGTGTCTCTGGCCTTAGCCTTCACCAGATCCTTAG AGGAGAGTGACGAGTCGTCGGGTGAGGCAAACAACAAGTGTGTGAGAGCAAAGATAGTAACATCTTTGTTGTTTAGAATCTCATACGGTTTAACCAACAATG GCTTTCTATTTACAGGCTATCCGGTCATCGGAAGCCAAGACCGTATGATGTCTTCCGGTGCGTGTCTAGATAGTCATCAGAACGGACTGATTACGGCTTGTCCGTGGGATCCACGAATTAAAGGCGAGTTTTTTTACCAAACAGCATTAAGTGTTCCTCTCACACATGTCAAAGATTTCATCAACGACATCAAAGCACTTGTGAAGATTGAGCCAAAATCTCTCTGCGGCCTAGAACTCAACAATGGTGTTCTAGTCCGCTATGTCACATCCTCTACTGCTTATctagggaaagaagaaaaagctttaGACTTTGACCTAACTTACTACAGAAGCAAAGATGATCCTTTGACACCACGTCTCTATGAGGATTACATGGAAGAGATCGAGCAAATAGCCATATTGAAATACAACGCCTTGCCTCATTGGGGGAAGAACAGGAACGTAGCTTTTGATGGTGCcattagaaaatacaaaaacgcAAACGCGTTTTTGAAAATAAAGGAGAGATTGGATCCGTCGGGGTTGTTTTCTACAGAATGGACTGAtcagatttttggtttaaaaggaAACGTAACGATTGTGAAGCCAGGTTGTGCATTGGAAGGGCTGTGTATTTGTTCGGAAGATTCTCATTGTGCTCCGAACAAAAATTATCTGTGCCGACCAGGTAAGGTTTATAGAGAAGCTAGGGTTTGCACTCTTGTAAGCGCTTAA